A window from Fusarium musae strain F31 chromosome 8, whole genome shotgun sequence encodes these proteins:
- the RPL12 gene encoding 60S ribosomal protein L12 (EggNog:ENOG41~BUSCO:EOG092651LN): MPPKFDPNEVKVIHLRATGGEVGASSALAPKIGPLGLSPKKVGEDIAKATGDWKGLRVTVKLTIQNRQAAVSVVPTASSLIIKALKEPPRDRKKEKNIKHNKSVSLDEIIEIARTMRYKSFAKELSGTVKEILGTAYSVGCQVDGKPPQAIIEAIDSGDIDIPEE, translated from the exons ATGC CTCCCAAGTTCGATCCCAATGAGGTCAAGGTGAT CCACCTCCGCGCCACTGGTGGTGAGGTCGGTGCCTCCTCTGCTCTCGCGCCTAAGATCGGTCCTCTTGGTCTGTCCCCCAAGAAGGTCGGAGAAGACATTGCCAAGGCCACTGGCGACTGG AAAGGCTTGCGCGTGACTGTCAAGCTCACCATCCAGAACCGTCAGGCCGCCGTGTCGGTTGTGCCCACCGCTTCCTCCTTGATcatcaaggctctcaaggAGCCTCCTCGTGAtcgcaagaaggagaagaacatcaagcaCAACAAGTCTGTCAGCCttgacgagatcatcgagaTCGCCCGCACCATGCGATACAAGTCTTTCGCCAAGGAGCTCTCTGGTACTGTCAAGGAGATTCTCGGAACCGCCTACAGTGTTGGCTGCCAGGTCGACGGCAAGCCTCCCCAGGCTATCATCGAGGCTATTGACAGCGGAGACATCGACA TCCCTGAGGAGTAA
- the SEC23 gene encoding GTPase-activating protein S23 (EggNog:ENOG41): protein MDYETLKEQWSEVEDRDGVRLSWNVFPSSRMEASRLVVPIGALYTPLKEKPDTPLLHFEPVTCKQPCRSVLNPFCQVDVRARVWICPFCLSRNQLPPHYKDITANAIPPELHPANTTIEYRLSRPAPAPPIFLYVVDMCQEADSLASLKESLVMSLSLLPENALVGLITYGTMAHVHEIGYEECAKSYVFRGSKEYAAKQVQEMLGLSSSGVRPGMQPQPGRPFPAGPASRFLLPVQQAEFQLTKALESLQKDPWPVANDRRNLRCTGVALSVAVGLLESSFQNAGGRIMLFAGGPATEGPGMVVGPELREPIRSHHDIDRDNVKYYKKALKFYENLAKRTAHNGHIIDIFAGCLDQVGLLEMKGLCNSTGGHMILTDSFTSSMFKQSFVRIFEKDGDDNLLMGFNAVLEVLTTKELKVTGLIGHAVSLNKKSISVGETECGIGNTCSWKMCGIDPKSSYGIYFEIAGQGPATHQQAPQKGMMQFLTYYQHSSGQFHLRVTTVARNLSSPAGDPAIAQSFDQEAAAVLMSRIAVFKAEVDDGPDVLRWVDRMLIRLCSRFADYRKDDPSSFRLEKNFTLYPQFMFHLRRSQFLQVFNNSPDETAFYRHVLNHEDVSNSLVMIQPTLDSYTFDQDGGQPVLLDSASIQPTHILLLDTFFHILIFHGETIAEWRKAGYQDQEGYENFAGLLEQPKEDARDLITDRFPLPRFIVCDAGGSQARFLLSKLNPSTTHTTGPYGGVGATTAQTIFTDDVSLQTFMDHLMKLAVSGTN, encoded by the exons ATGGATTACGAGACGCTCAAGGAGCAATGGAGCGAGGTCGAGGACCGCGATGGCGTCCGTCTGAGCTGGAATGTGTTTCCCAGCTCCCGTATG GAAGCCTCCAGACTCGTCGTGCCCATCGGCGCTCTCTATACCCcgttgaaggagaagcctgATACTCCTCTCCTGCATTTCGAGCCCGTTACATGCAAACAGCCCTGTCGCTCTGTATTGAACCCGTTCTG TCAAGTCGATGTTCGTGCCAGAGTTTGGATCTGTCCTTTCTGCCTCTCGAGAAATCAGCTTCCACCTCACTACAAGGACATAACTGCAAACGCTATCCCCCCCGAACTTCACCCTGCGAACACCACGATAGAATATCGCCTCTCACGACCTGCGCCTGCTCCCCCGATCTTTCTCTATGTCGTCGATATGTGCCAGGAGGCCGACAGCCTCGCCTCTTTGAAAGAATCGCttgtgatgagtttgagtctGCTTCCCGAGAATGCTCTTGTTGGCCTCATCACTTATGGCACAATG GCTCATGTCCACGAGATCGGCTACGAGGAATGCGCCAAGTCCTACGTTTTCCGAGGTAGCAAGGAATATGCTGCGAAACAAGTCCAGGAGATGCTCGGTCTGTCATCCTCCGGCGTACGACCCGGCATGCAACCTCAGCCTGGTCGCCCATTCCCTGCCGGCCCGGCATCTCGCTTCCTCCTCCCTGTCCAGCAGGCCGAGTTCCAGCTGACCAAAGCTCTCGAATCCCTCCAAAAGGATCCCTGGCCAGTTGCGAATGACAGACGTAACCTTCGATGTACCGGAGTTGCCCTCAGCGTTGCCGTCGGTCTTTTGGAGTCATCTTTCCAGAATGCAGGTGGGCGCATCATGCTATTTGCCGGAGGCCCTGCTACTGAAGGCCCTGGCATGGTCGTGGGACCCGAGTTGAGAGAGCCTATACGATCCCACCATGATATTGATCGAGACAACGTTAAGTATTACAAAAAGGCTCTGAAG TTTTACGAAAACTTGGCCAAGCGAACGGCACACAATGGTCACATCATTGACATTTTTGCTGGTTGTCTGGATCAGGTCGGTCTCCTCGAAATGAAGGGCCTATGCAATTCAACCGGTGGTCATATGATTTTGACTGATAGCTTCACTTCTTCCATGTTCAAACAATCCTTTGTGCGAAtctttgagaaggatggcgaTGACAATCTACTCATGGGCTTCAACGCAGTGTTGGAAGTTCTGACCACAAAGGAACTGAAGGTCACAGGTCTCATTGGACACGCAGTCTCTCTCAACAAGAAGTCGATCTCTGTGGGCGAGACTGAATGTGGAATTGGCAACACATGTTCATGGAAGATGTGCGGTATCGACCCCAAATCGAGCTACGGTATCTACTTTGAGATTGCCGGCCAAGGTCCTGCCACACATCAACAAGCACCGCAGAAGGGCATGATGCAGTTTCTTACGTACTATCAGCACTCCTCGGGCCAATTCCACCTCCGCGTCACGACTGTCGCCCGCAACCTTAGTAGCCCTGCTGGGGACCCAGCAATCGCGCAGTCCTTCGACCAAGAGGCCGCCGCTGTCCTTATGTCACGAATTGCTGTGTTTAAGGCCGAGGTCGATGATGGCCCTGATGTACTACGCTGGGTTGACAGAATGTTGATCCGTCTCTGCTCCAGATTCGCGGACTACAGGAAAGACGATCCTTCATCCTTCCGGCTGGAGAAGAACTTCACGTTATACCCTCAATTCATGTTCCATCTCAGACGAAGCCAGTTCCTGCAGGTTTTCAACAACTCTCCGGATGAAACAGCCTTCTACCGCCACGTGCTCAACCATGAAGACGTTAGCAACTCACTCGTGATGATTCAGCCGACCCTGGACTCCTACACCTTCGACCAGGATGGTGGCCAGCCCGTTCTTTTGGACTCGGCCTCTATCCAACCAACTCACATTCTGCTTCTCGATACTTTCTTCCACATTCTCATCTTCCACGGTGAAACAATTGCAGAGTGGAGAAAGGCTGgttaccaagatcaagaaggttaTGAGAACTTTGCTGGTTTGTTGGAACAACCCAAGGAGGACGCTCGC GATCTCATCACTGACCgctttcctcttcctcgattTATTGTTTGCGATGCTGGCGGTTCGCAGGCTCGATTCCTCCTGTCCAAGCTTAACCCATCTACTACACACACCACTGGTCCATATGGTGGTGTAGGAGCCACCACTGCTCAGACAATTTTCACAGACGACGTATCTCTGCAAACCTTTATGGACCACTTGATGAA GCTTGCTGTGAGCGGTACTAATTGA
- a CDS encoding hypothetical protein (EggNog:ENOG41), with product MEKSAESTEPEPSSPLAVLTGETPEHHVTLPPYSGPSIPSSAVSASASQPATAHKIPARFPGLPRVDYRLYSPPLFKLSNDYKTLSSRAEYLSAKPEALVALIRAQASVPPKPQIYIRGSRGRKVDFDIKLNLMSLLVPDDDSQRLDYIRCVGDGELAYRGGLKPDVLPEVSDAGLDEWCRRFVQDPASVKLFTLERVVTNLDTAWLEGQFRSLVAALNYRGVVDVSFVVTHSRVVIQNPDKVNQFFTSVTSLFSGKHKYEVAKAVWPFATAKNGEPDRRCIVQSEETWWREWRDPIKYAISQKRHGWVTVEDKLEALMEGKGHETGIIDWGPENMG from the coding sequence ATGGAAAAGTCCGCAGAATCCACCGAGCCTGAGCCATCGTCGCCCCTCGCAGTCTTGACTGGTGAGACTCCAGAGCATCATGTAACACTGCCGCCTTATTCTGGGCCTTCTATCCCATCAAGTGCTGTTTCCGCTTCGGCTTCACAACCCGCAACCGCCCATAAAATCCCAGCACGCTTTCCTGGACTACCGCGAGTTGATTACCGTCTTTACTCTCCCCCTCTCTTCAAACTCTCCAACGACTATAAGACTCTCTCATCGCGTGCGGAATATCTATCGGCCAAACCTGAGGCGCTTGTAGCTCTCATCCGCGCACAAGCCTCAGTGCCTCCCAAGCCCCAGATTTACATTCGGGGTAGTCGGGGGCGCAAAGTCGACTTTGACATCAAACTTAACCTTATGAGCCTACTAGTCCCGGATGATGATAGCCAGCGTTTAGACTACATTCGATGTGTTGGCGATGGGGAGCTAGCTTACCGTGGAGGTCTCAAACCCGATGTCCTTCCTGAAGTCAGCGATGCTGGGTTGGATGAATGGTGCCGCCGTTTCGTTCAGGATCCTGCTTCTGTCAAACTCTTTACGCTCGAACGAGTGGTCACAAATCTCGATACAGCATGGCTTGAAGGACAATTCCGCAGCCTCGTGGCAGCACTCAACTACCGTGGCGTAGTTGATGTCAGCTTCGTGGTTACCCATAGCCGTGTCGTGATACAGAACCCGGACAAAGTCAATCAGTTCTTCACTAGTGTGACCAGCCTGTTCTCTGGCAAACACAAATATGAAGTGGCCAAAGCCGTCTGGCCATTTGCTACAGCGAAGAACGGGGAGCCTGACAGAAGGTGTATTGTTCAGAGTGAGGAAACTTGGTGGAGAGAGTGGAGGGATCCAATCAAGTATGCTATCTCACAGAAGCGTCACGGTTGGGTCACAGTCGAAGACAAACTTGAAGCTCTAATGGAAGGCAAGGGGCATGAAACAGGAATTATTGATTGGGGGCCGGAGAACATGGGATAA
- a CDS encoding hypothetical protein (EggNog:ENOG41), producing the protein MEKTEQTSLYGFDSHETALCVIPPRELWSSVDRLRSLYDKAYSAWPPHVNLIYPFIQPEVLGSAAQALEGLVLQDRPHLALDVADCFEHKSRNTIFLGSSSGSTTTELLKIRDIICSALCRLRGAQNERFVPHMTIGQSEDASAAPHHFLLEKARLLAPIEWKVKEVAILIRDGALAQGGSGPRPMRLWGTLDLESGSFRRITPPQSFNDHLDKMSTIAFQPCYQSTQSSGAWETAESTNTSPGTSKVVLEQLVVASYNVLAEFEWPPQSYRHPALMENLLSARAAADIVVLQEVTDHFLPDLLSNKDIRSRYPFITHGPPGHSGIGPLPSLLNTVVLSRFEFEWHHLPFHRKHKGCTVARFPGIGTRDADDGKFRPWILVACHLSQGLTDGAVATKRKEVQKMLDYLSATFLQHPCILAGDFNLATSTYTIEAAKKKNDISAQTVRQLRDIDRAISDFGFLDTWLATRLESGESSDIANEKRNVLDSFQGEQGATFDPLTNTLASNLVGNGLNNRPQRYDKILVKANGYYNPHGFNTFGQTIFDSPEQGVPTYASDHWGIRCLLVKSLLSDISRSCVPEMDIALRRPPPGLANSESLEGFLEGHGCLPNEQERTDRVEAIKALEMVLKDATSSIAENDHRSGPPFIVVPVGSYGLGVWTSSSDIDCLCIGPFSSKTFFALAVQRLKRATTLGMRILRRVKANSGNMLELEVNGIKVDLQYCAAASIAERWPAVMKRPAGDPAFALSFQALAKLKPVRDLFYLRRSLPDMVQYRMAHLFIKSWAQARGIYSAKFGFLGGIHISVLLVPVCKTLAYENETVTPADIVVTFFHHYSEFDWKNSMVFDSFFHKELRYNRTFREPLCLIGWHGPALNTAPIASIPTVATISSEFGRAKKLLSDDDCTWGKLLGIEPETALGSAQAPASTEFLHAFKTYIKIDAHYWGPSQEKSGRFIGWLESRCVMLLVEINRKLKHLLARIWPSRFLDVSAGAETSGAEYHGCYLIGLAWDDGSNKEDAKEVGMAMQTVLQEFETRICRDEKYYDSQFCWMSATVAKAQDLGSLEVDQSLWGVYGGETDDDGSDEELEEEQDFDDGEEESKGHKSTGFGSRAAIVGKTPGLGKFRTAADVLNRLRWDPNFDSGDYIIGYEDRFLGARERAVEHWKTEQTDEEFIPQHRILYFKRREDNFIVWERRTRIDEIFGSGVTIDR; encoded by the exons ATGGAGAAGACAGAACAAACATCACTGTATGGGTTCGACTCGCATGAGACTGCCCTATGTGTTATCCCTCCTCGTGAACTTTGGTCATCAGTGGATCGCCTGAGAAGTCTTTATGATAAGGCGTATTCTGCGTGGCCTCCCCACGTTAATCTTATCTACCCATTTATCCAGCCTGAAGTGCTAGGGAGTGCAGCACAAGCACTTGAAGGGCTCGTGCTGCAAGATCGGCCTCATCTTGCGCTCGATGTTGCTGACTGTTTCGAACATAAAAGCCGCAACACTATCTTTCTGGGTTCGAGCTCAGGATCTACTACAACCGAGCTCTTAAAGATCAGGGACATAATCTGCAGTGCTCTTTGTCGTCTACGAGGAGCTCAAAACGAACGCTTCGTTCCTCATATGACCATCGGTCAAAGTGAAGACGCCTCAGCTGCCCCCCATCATTTTCTCCTCGAAAAGGCCCGCCTCTTGGCACCGATAGAATGGAAAGTAAAAGAAGTTGCTATTCTTATTCGCGATGGTGCACTGGCGCAAGGGGGAAGCGGACCACGGCCTATGAGGCTTTGGGGGACTCTGGATCTTGAATCGGGAAGCTTCCGTCGGATAACACCGCCTCAAAGTTTCAATGATCATCTAGACAAAATGTCTACTATTGCCTTCCAGCCATGCTATCAGTCGACCCAGTCTTCAGGGGCCTGGGAAACGGCTGAGTCGACGAACACGTCCCCAGGCACCAGCAAGGTCGTCCTTGAACAGCTGGTTGTTGCTTCTTACAATGTATTGGCAGAGTTTGAGTGGCCTCCTCAATCATATCGGCATCCAGCTCTGATGGAAAATTTGCTCTCAGCTCGTGCTGCTGCCGATATTGTTGTTCTCCAAGAAGTCACAGACCATTTTCTTCCTGACCTCCTCTCCAACAAGGATATACGTAGTCGCTATCCTTTCATCACTCATGGCCCCCCAGGTCATTCCGGTATTGGGCCGCTACCTAGCCTCCTCAATACTGTCGTCTTGAGTAGATTTGAGTTTGAATGGCACCATCTCCCATTCCATAGAAAGCACAAAGGCTGCACCGTGGCCCGGTTTCCCGGCATCGGTACACGAGATGCTGACGATGGGAAATTCAGACCTTGGATACTTGTGGCGTGCCATCTGAGCCAAGGACTTACTGACGGCGCTGTCGCCACCAAGAGGAAAGAAGTCCAGAAGATGCTCGATTATCTGTCTGCCACCTTTCTGCAACACCCATGCATCCTTGCTGGAGACTTCAATCTTGCGACTTCAACTTACACCATAGAAGCTgccaagaaaaagaatgATATTTCTGCTCAAACTGTTCGTCAGTTGAGAGATATCGACCGGGCTATCTCGGATTTTGGCTTCTTAGATACTTGGCTGGCAACGAGACTCGAGTCAGGCGAATCTTCAGACATAGCCAACGAGAAGAGGAACGTCTTAGACTCCTTTCAGGGAGAACAAGGGGCTACTTTCGACCCACTGACAAACACGCTGGCATCTAATCTCGTTGGAAATGGGCTGAACAACAGACCGCAGAGGTACGACAAGATCCTGGTCAAGGCAAATGGCTACTATAACCCGCACGGTTTCAATACTTTTGGTCAGACAATCTTCGATTCACCAGAGCAGGGTGTTCCAACATACGCCAGTGATCACTGGGGCATAAGATGCCTTCTGGTAAAGTCGTTACTCTCTGATATATCTCGATCTTGTGTCCCTGAGATGGACATTGCCCTTCGACGGCCTCCTCCTGGCTTGGCTAACAGCGAAAGCTTGGAGGGCTTCTTGGAAGGACATGGATGTTTGCCGAATGAGCAGGAGAGGACCGACCGGGTTGAAGCGATCAAGGCCCTTGAAATGGTTCTTAAAGATGCTACGTCCTCGATTGCAGAGAATGATCACCGATCTGGGCCTCCATTTATTGTGGTCCCAGTTGGCTCTTATGGCCTCGGCGTCTGGACAAGTTCTTCTGATATCGACTGCCTATGCATTGGCCCGTTCAGCTCAAAGACATTCTTTGCATTAGCTGTTCAAAGGTTGAAGCGGGCAACGACCTTGGGCATGAGAATCTTGCGACGCGTCAAGGCCAATTCAGGTAACATGCTGGAGCTAGAAGTCAATGGCATCAAAGTCGATCTCCAGTATTGTGCAGCTGCATCGATAGCTGAAAG GTGGCCTGCGGTTATGAAGCGCCCAGCCGGCGACCCAGCGTTTGCTTTATCTTTCCAGGCACTTGCTAAGCTTAAGCCTGTCCGTGATCTGTTCTACCTTCGCCGCTCACTTCCAGATATGGTACAGTATCGAATGGCGCACTTGTTCATCAAATCCTGGGCCCAGGCGCGAGGCATTTATTCGGCAAAGTTTGGATTCCTCGGTGGTATTCACATAAGCGTTCTCCTTGTCCCGGTCTGTAAAACACTGGCCTACGAGAATGAAACTGTAACCCCAGCCGACATTGTCGTCACATTCTTTCATCATTACTCGGAATTCGACTGGAAGAACTCGATGGTCTTTGATTCGTTCTTTCACAAAGAATTGAGATATAACCGAACATTCCGGGAACCCCTTTGCCTGATCGGTTGGCATGGCCCAGCACTCAACACTGCTCCTATCGCGTCTATCCCAACAGTGGCTACCATTTCTTCTGAGTTTGGTCGTGCCAAAAAATTGCTATCAGATGACGACTGTACCTGGGGTAAGCTACTCGGTATTGAACCCGAGACAGCTCTAGGATCAGCTCAAGCCCCAGCATCTACAGAGTTTTTGCATGCATTCAAAACATACATCAAGATTGATGCACATTACTGGGGCCCGTCGCAGGAAAAGAGTGGTCGTTTCATCGGCTGGCTTGAGTCGCGCTGTGTTATGCTACTGGTTG AGATAAACAGGAAGCTGAAGCATCTTCTCGCACGCATTTGGCCATCTCGTTTCTTGGATGTGTCCGCTGGAGCAGAGACATCTGGCGCTGAGTATCATGGTTGTTACCTCATTGGTCTTGCATGGGACGATGGCTCAAACAAAGAAGATGCTAAGGAGGTGGGTATGGCCATGCAGACAGTGCTACAAGAATTTGAAACGAGAATTTGCCGAGACGAGAAGTACTATGACTCCCAGTTCTGTTGGATGAGTGCAACTGTCGCAAAGGCTCAGGATCTTGGCTCATTGGAAGTTGATCAGAGTCTGTGGGGAGTGTATGGGGGTGAGACAGATGATGACGGATCCgatgaagagcttgaagaagagcaagatttCGACGATGGTGAGGAAGAATCAAAAGGACATAAGAGCACGGGGTTTGGATCCCGAGCAGCGATTGTGGGCAAGACACCAGGGCTGGGCAAGTTTCGCACAGCTGCTGATGTGCTCAACCGGCTTCGCTGGGACCCCAACTTCGATTCAGGCGACTACATCATTGGCTACGAAGACCGCTTTCTCGGAGCTCGTGAGAGGGCAGTGGAACATTGGAAGACGGAGCAGACTGACGAGGAATTTATCCCGCAGCACCGCATACTTTACTTCAAACGGAGGGAGGACAATTTCATTGTGTGGGAGCGACGGACGCGAATCGACGAGATCTTTGGCAGTGGTGTCACGATTGATAGGTGA
- the EXO70 gene encoding exocyst complex component exo70 (BUSCO:EOG092612J3~EggNog:ENOG41) translates to MSVGLSGNAHTALDEEARAEVDVLNSRLEKTTQLTKKIQSCLNRLESTGKSVQDVAGPLNGETRRLQILGNNVDLVLAAIDRLRQPADSKNDEEQIIRVGPEKAGLSNYLASIKRLGKALNEMKASNLRANQQTMADLTRLIKSGNSQLESHFETLLRAETPRSVEPLHFITKDKPFPTLPQDKIARLGLVYSYVIESHHSGSSELAHIYAEVRGSYLSTSLANLAAASVNTAKKKSPDAVYRAGTNGIGTYSQAMEGLFVSEYDNVCSVFSREDWGVVFLSTCQAAMAELARTLRELNAHIKNHLNTDCYLAYEITEIISALSGKLETRTGELKGALAAALKPVRETAKSSLAELLDETRRKISMLQMLPTDGAPISLVSETMQRLQTMVHFLRPISSIMISLGDGGWNSNAAASGRSTDAIPSLASFDIGADGKDIFSHYCTDTIEMLLAGLDQKSRVLMKSRAVAGVFLANSVVIIGRMVQGSELSGLLENKLDILEQWRKKATAAYTDVCKDLSVHLFDTVHTNRAHRPTSGPVDSTSIVKGLGSKDKDRIKDKFTQFNSAFDDMVSRHKSYSMEREVRRMFGEDIRQKLQPLYERFWDRYHEIDKGKGKYVKYDKTSIAAVFSSLAS, encoded by the exons ATGTCGGTCGGACTTTCTGGCAACGCGCATACCGCTCTAGATGAAGAAGCAAGGGCTGAGGTTGACGTTCTCAATTCCCGGCTCGAAAAGACGACACaattgaccaagaagattcaATCATGCCTCAACCGACTCGAGTCGACAGGGAAGAGTGTTCAAGATGTTGCAGGGCCTCTGAATGGAGAGACCAGGCGACTGCAGATATTGGGAAATA ACGTTGATTTAGTCCTGGCCGCTATCGACCGATTGCGCCAACCTGCAGATAGCAAAAATGACGAAGAGCAAATCATTCGAGTCGGTCCCGAGAAGGCCGGCCTCTCCAATTACTTGGCTTCTATCAAACGTCTAGGCAAGGCCTTGAACGAGATGAAAGCCTCCAACTTACGCGCCAACCAACAAACGATGGCCGATCTAACACGACTCATCAAGTCTGGCAATAGTCAGCTAGAATCCCATTTCGAAACACTGCTGCGCGCTGAGACTCCTCGATCCGTCGAGCCCTTGCACTTTATCACAAAAGACAAGCCTTTCCCAACACTACCTCAGGACAAAATAGCCCGGCTCGGTTTGGTGTATTCATATGTCATCGAGAGTCACCACAGCGGATCCTCTGAGCTCGCCCATATATATGCAGAGGTACGCGGCTCATACCTCTCAACATCTTTGGCCAACCTTGCTGCCGCAAGTGTCAACaccgccaagaagaagagcccaGATGCCGTCTACCGTGCGGGGACCAACGGTATAGGGACCTACTCTCAAGCTATGGAGGGCCTTTTTGTCTCCGAATACGACAATGTGTGCAGTGTCTTCTCGCGTGAGGATTGGGGTGTGGTCTTCCTGTCAACTTGCCAGGCAGCGATGGCTGAGCTTGCCCGAACGTTGCGTGAACTCAATGCTCATATCAAAAATCACCTCAACACCGACTGTTATCTGGCATATGAAATCACCGAGATCATCTCGGCTCTCTCGGGCAAGCTCGAAACACGCACCGGAGAATTGAAAGGGGCACTCGCTGCAGCCCTGAAGCCTGTTCGAGAGACTGCCAAATCATCCCTTGCGGAGCTCCTTGATGAGACCAGGCGCAAGATCAGCATGCTACAGATGTTACCCACGGATGGCGCCCCTATATCCCTCGTCTCGGAGACAATGCAGCGCCTTCAGACGATGGTACACTTTCTACGCCCTATCTCGAGCATAATGATATCATTAGGGGACGGTGGATGGAACTCCAACGCGGCAGCCAGCGGACGCTCGACCGATGCAATCCCTAGTCTAGCATCCTTCGACATAGGAGCGGATGGTAAAGACATCTTTTCGCATTACTGCACTGATACCATCGAAATGCTCCTCGCTGGTTTGGACCAGAAGTCGCGCGTGCTCATGAAGAGCAGAGCTGTTGCTGGGGTATTTCTGGCCAATAGCGTTGTCATCATTGGAAGAATGGTTCAGGGCTCAGAACTTAGCGGGCTGCTTGAGAACAAACTTGATATTCTCGAGCAATGGCGTAAAAAGGCAACGGCAGCTTATACGGATGTTTGCAAAGACCTTTCCGTCCACCTGTTCGACACTGTACATACCAATCGTGCACATCGTCCAACTTCTGGACCTGTCGACTCTACTTCGATCGTCAAGGGGCTGGgaagcaaagacaaagaccgGATCAAAGACAAGTTCACGCAATTCAATAGCGCATTTGACGACATGGTTTCTCGACACAAATCATACAGCATGGAGCGGGAAGTTCGGCGAATGTTTGGGGAGGACATTCGCCAGAAATTACAGCCTCTCTACGAGCGGTTTTGGGACCGGTATCATGAAATcgacaagggcaagggcaagtACGTCAAATATGACAAGACTTCCATTGCCGCTGTATTTTCCAGTTTGGCTTCCTGA